The region GCAGCGTGGCGCCGGGAGCGCCCTGACCTCGACGTGGAACCGCTCGAGGTACTCAGCCGGGTGAGCAGGCTCGCCCGGCACCTGGACCGCGCCCGACGGCTGGCGTTCTCCGAGCACAGCCTGGAGCCCTGGGAGTTCGACGTGCTGACCGCACTGCGGCGCGCGGGCTCCCCGTACCAGCTCTCCCCCGGCCAGCTGCTCACACAGACGCTCGTCACGTCCGGCACGATGACCAACCGCATCGACCGGTTGACGAAGAAGGGCCTGGTGGAGCGCCTCCCGGACCCGAGCGACCGCCGGGGCGTACTCGTGCGCCTCACGGACGAGGGACGCGACCGTGCCGACCAGGCGCTGGCCGGACTCCTCGACCAGGAGCGCGCGATCCTGGCCGAGCTCAGCAGGGCGCAGCGCGGTGAACTCGCGTCCCTGCTACGCCAGCTGACCGCCCCGTTCGACAAC is a window of Streptomyces sp. NBC_00271 DNA encoding:
- the tamR gene encoding MarR family transcriptional regulator TamR; its protein translation is MEDEVDRLVAAWRRERPDLDVEPLEVLSRVSRLARHLDRARRLAFSEHSLEPWEFDVLTALRRAGSPYQLSPGQLLTQTLVTSGTMTNRIDRLTKKGLVERLPDPSDRRGVLVRLTDEGRDRADQALAGLLDQERAILAELSRAQRGELASLLRQLTAPFDNIPG